Proteins co-encoded in one Diaminobutyricimonas sp. LJ205 genomic window:
- a CDS encoding type IIA DNA topoisomerase subunit B, translated as MASSDYSARHLSVLEGLEAVRKRPGMYIGSTDSRGLMHCLWEIIDNSVDEALAGHGDQITVRLHSDNSVEVHDRARGIPVDVEPKTGLSGVEVVFTKLHAGGKFGSGSYAASGGLHGVGASVVNALSERLDVEVDRDGKTWAMSFHRGEPGIFDDKKGEPTPDAPFTPFISGSELRVVGKVAKGVTGTRIRYWADRQIFTRGASFLSDDLTARAQQTAFLVPGLGIDILDERGEEPVSQSFKYSGGISEFADYLAPDAAITDTWRITDSGTFTETVPVLQENGHMVPTEVSRQCDVDIALRWGTGYETVMKTFVNIIATPKGGTHQAGFEAGLLKFLRAQVEQNARRLKVGNDKLDKDDVLAGLTVVLTVRVPEPQFEGQTKEVLGTPAVRSIVSNVVSKALAARFSSTKRDDKAQSALVLDKIVAEMKSRISARAHKETQRRKNALESSSLPTKLVDCRSNDVASSELFIVEGDSALGTAKLARDSEFQALLPIRGKILNVQKASVSDMLSNAECASIIQVIGAGSGRSFDIAQARYGKVIIMSDADVDGAHIRTLLLTLFFRYMRPMIENGRVFAAVPPLHRVVVMNPGSKPNETIYTYSEAELHGVLAGLKRTGKKYQDPIQRYKGLGEMDADQLATTTMSRSQRTLRRVNVGDAENAARVFELLMGNDVAPRKGFIIENSDRLSRDSIDA; from the coding sequence GTGGCGAGTTCCGATTACTCCGCACGTCACCTGTCCGTGTTGGAGGGACTCGAAGCGGTGCGTAAGCGCCCGGGCATGTACATCGGGTCGACCGACTCCCGAGGCCTCATGCACTGCCTCTGGGAGATCATCGACAACTCGGTGGACGAGGCACTGGCCGGGCACGGTGACCAGATCACGGTTCGGCTGCACTCCGACAACAGTGTCGAGGTGCACGACCGGGCCCGCGGCATCCCTGTGGACGTCGAACCGAAGACCGGCCTGTCCGGCGTCGAGGTGGTCTTCACCAAGCTGCACGCCGGCGGCAAGTTCGGGTCCGGCTCCTACGCCGCATCCGGTGGCCTGCACGGTGTCGGCGCATCCGTTGTGAACGCGTTGTCTGAGCGGCTCGACGTCGAGGTCGACCGTGACGGCAAGACCTGGGCGATGTCCTTCCATCGCGGAGAACCCGGCATCTTCGACGACAAGAAGGGGGAGCCGACGCCGGATGCCCCGTTCACGCCGTTCATCTCGGGTAGCGAGTTGCGCGTGGTGGGCAAGGTGGCCAAGGGTGTCACCGGTACCCGCATCCGCTACTGGGCAGACCGCCAGATCTTCACCCGCGGCGCATCCTTCCTGTCCGACGATCTGACCGCGCGGGCGCAGCAGACCGCGTTCCTGGTTCCCGGACTCGGCATCGACATCCTCGACGAGCGCGGCGAAGAGCCGGTCAGCCAGTCGTTCAAATACTCCGGCGGAATCTCCGAGTTCGCCGATTACCTGGCACCGGATGCCGCGATCACCGACACCTGGCGGATCACTGACTCGGGCACCTTCACCGAGACGGTGCCAGTGTTGCAGGAGAACGGCCACATGGTGCCGACCGAGGTCAGCCGACAGTGCGACGTCGACATCGCCTTGCGCTGGGGGACCGGCTACGAAACGGTCATGAAGACCTTCGTAAACATCATTGCCACCCCGAAGGGTGGCACCCACCAGGCGGGCTTCGAGGCCGGCCTGCTCAAGTTCCTCCGTGCGCAGGTTGAGCAGAATGCGCGCCGGCTGAAGGTCGGCAATGACAAGCTCGACAAGGACGATGTGCTCGCCGGGCTCACCGTTGTGCTCACCGTGCGGGTACCCGAACCGCAGTTCGAGGGACAGACCAAGGAAGTACTGGGCACGCCGGCCGTGCGCTCGATCGTCTCGAACGTGGTCTCGAAGGCGCTGGCTGCTCGGTTCAGCTCCACCAAGCGCGATGACAAGGCCCAGTCGGCGCTGGTGCTCGACAAGATCGTCGCCGAGATGAAGTCCCGAATTTCGGCTAGGGCACACAAGGAGACGCAGCGTCGCAAGAACGCGCTCGAGAGTTCGTCGCTGCCGACCAAGCTGGTCGACTGCCGCAGCAACGACGTCGCGAGCAGCGAACTGTTCATCGTCGAGGGTGACTCGGCGCTCGGCACGGCCAAGCTCGCCCGTGACAGTGAGTTCCAGGCGTTGCTGCCGATCCGTGGCAAGATCCTGAACGTGCAGAAGGCGTCCGTGTCGGACATGCTCTCTAACGCGGAATGCGCCTCGATCATCCAGGTCATCGGCGCTGGTTCGGGTCGTAGCTTTGACATCGCGCAGGCGAGGTACGGCAAGGTCATCATCATGAGTGACGCCGATGTCGACGGCGCGCACATCCGCACGCTGCTGCTGACGCTGTTCTTCCGGTACATGCGACCGATGATCGAGAACGGGCGGGTGTTCGCGGCGGTCCCGCCGCTGCACCGGGTAGTGGTGATGAACCCCGGTTCGAAGCCGAACGAGACGATCTACACCTACTCCGAGGCGGAACTGCACGGCGTGCTCGCCGGCTTGAAGCGCACCGGCAAGAAGTATCAGGATCCGATCCAGCGCTACAAGGGCCTCGGTGAGATGGATGCCGACCAACTGGCGACAACCACGATGTCACGGTCGCAGCGCACACTGCGGCGCGTCAACGTCGGCGATGCCGAGAATGCTGCGCGTGTGTTCGAGCTGCTGATGGGCAACGACGTGGCGCCGCGCAAGGGCTTCATCATCGAGAACTCGGACCGGCTCTCGCGGGACAGCATCGACGCCTAG